TTTCTTTCAGATTCAAACCGGGAGTATGATCCACAGCCTACAAAAGGCAAATTTGATGCACTAGACTTTGACACTTTACTCAAACAGGCTCAGAAGAACCTTAAAAGGTAACGATTAGTCAAGCCACAGGAGAGAAGACCGATTACCTCCAAGCAAAGTGTTGCCCCTCAATTACTGTTTttggtttttgttgttttgtttttctctgtgtttttgtttgtttctgcaaGTTTACACCTTCTATTGAAGTGAAGATTTGTAAGAAAACttgaaagtgcaaaaaaaaaaaagaaataatgaaaCTGTGGAATGAAATAATagagtttttaaaaaaaggattaaatttatttaaatgtttaatctgAAATGCTCAATGTTGGATACATTTTAACATGAACTGAATGAAAACATTATGTTGGCGAAAACGGGTTTATAATGATGAATTTATTTCAACCTAAATAAACCTGAGATTAAAAATTGTTCTTGTGTCTCTTCTGAGATTAAAAATCAGTGTGTCATTCTCTCTTGAACAGACCCTTGCAACATTCATGTAAATTTTCAATCTCgacaattaacaattaacaaaTTAACCAAATAAACAACATATTGATTAGTGTATAAATTAAGGGGATtctcattttacaaaaaaaaaaaaaaagattaattgcaTGTCATAGATCAATTTTAAACTGGGAGCCTGTGGTCCTTTTTGTCTGAATGAAAATCAGATACACAGCTGTGTTGTGGATCACCTCTAATTGTGCTGGATTGAAGGCTGGTCAgcagagcattgcagtagtcttGATCAGTATCTTTGATTTGATTGCTGTCTTGAGATTCCTCTTCCACATTTATGGGTGTGTAATGTAGATGGAGAGGGCTGTGCACAGAAATAAAGAGTAGACCAGTATCGGAGCTGGTGATTTTTCAGACAAGTTTCATCCTGCACTGTGACACCTTACTACAATTGTCTAATGTATTCATGTGTAATATGCAGATTATAGAATTTGGGTTTCTTAGTTTACCATGTTCATTTGTTGCTGCTCAGTACCTTTTGCCAGTGTGATGAAAATGGCATAGATGGAAAGAGATCTGGCCACTTCAAATACAAACATATTTCCAGAACGTTATATTTataaacagaattattttttgttattattattgttattttactgtTGTGATGCAAGAAAAGAAGAAATCATGCTCTGTTTTGTCTCTGTTTAACTAAGTTAGTCTAAATCAATCAAATAACATGCGTCACGTCACgtgtaaatacatttatggaCATTAAGTCACTCAGAAGAACACTTCCTCAGATTACCGGTATACATTTATGACCATGTGCGTTGGGttgaaaccatagactgtataaaaactaaaactagcgCTGAAGCAATGGAACAAACCATTCACGATACTTATTGGGGTGATATCTCATATGCAAGAAGCCAATGGCTGCTTAATGTGATAGGTAAACATACCCTAGATTAACTATTTTatccaaaaatatataaacttgtaattcctttattataatgtatttactattgtgttattaataaacattattcaTTACCGCACGTCTCCACAGAGACTTTGGACGTAAGAGATGTTCACCATTCCGGTATCACAGAAAGTTAACAAGTTTAAACTAGGTTTTTAAATATAGGTCGTTTTCTACtagcttttttttctgaaaacactAACCTTATACAATACTATAATTAACACTgggttaaaaatacaaaagaaaatgttataCAACTTATAAAATACTTGGTCTTAATAATCTTTTTAATGCAAAGAGTCTCCGATAATGTCAGTGTTTCTGGTTTTGTACAGAAACGCAACAAAGTTCCTTTGTACTAATACATTTACACGtacatttgtataaaatgtatccaAGATTATTATCGAATGAATTAAATGAACAGGTTCCCGTCCAGCCTTCTCGTTCAGGCTGGACAAGAGCTAATGTTCCCGCTGCCCCTTTAAGAGCTTCGCTAGAGATTTGTTTTCAGACCCGCACAAACCGTCCTTTACTGGTTCAAACCGGTTTCGTGAGTCTGCGCAGTAAGTGTAAACAGGAAGAAGAGTGCAAAATTAAACCGTGTCGACGAACGTTGCGTTACATTGATAGGAACGGTTTGAAGTCGCGATGCAGGTGTAACGTTACAGTAAGCTTAAACGACATTAATTTATGATTAGCACATGATGTAAAGAGACTCGACAAAAGTCACTAGAGAAAACATCGGGTAACGTCAATGCTCATTTGCGATACTGACATCGTTGAAACACGGGCCCTATTCGCTTGCTCGAGAGCGAGCAGACAGTCCAGATATAATACAGAAAGACTTTAAAACTGTATGTGAATCACTGTCGTGTTTTAACGAAGAAATCTGCAGATAACGTTAGTTCGTGCAGAAAATCTGCATCCGACAGAAGTCCGCTCCCTGCCGGTGACTCAATGACCTACTAACCTAGTAACGGTAGTGTTTCTGCAGAAGAAAACCTCTGGCTGACGACTAGACTGATTCTTCCAACATAAATTGTTAAGCACTATTCAGAATGGTTCAGAAAGACAAAATAATCGAGTCGACACTGTCAGAAAGTGAAGCCAATCCAGTGCCAAGCGAAGCTGTCGCGGATTCGCAGTGTCCCGTGGACGAGCCCAGTGTCGGGGTTGAGCGAACAGGCCGCAGGAAGTTCATCACTGGGGTGGTGGAGGGTGAGCGAATTTAGACAAATCCAACGTAATGCTGCCAAATTTAAAGCATATGCAACCGTTAAAATCAGTCTAATTAGTTGCCTACATTGCTAGAAAACATCTAATTTTATATATTGCTTAGGTGTTGCTTGACTGTGGCATCTGTGGAATATGCTGCGtttgtcaaaaataaaaacatgtcttttattattttgttctccACACAGGCTTCTATGGACGGCCATGGACTATGGAACAAAGGAAAGAGCTTTTCAGGAGGTATTGTGCAAATGTGCAAATATCCTGCCCCTTTCTGATTCAACTTACCAGTAAATCTCAGTCTGTTTCTTTTGGACAAGTTTATACACACTATTGTAATCGTTAATACTATTTTTGTGTTTCAGGCAGCAGAAATGGGGTTTGAACACCTATCTGTATGCCCCAAAAGATGACTACAAACACAGAATGTTTTGGAGAGAAATGTATTCTGTTGAGGAAGcaggtgaatatatatatatattttcatgctCTTTTAAAATTTACTGGTCGTTATGCTTTGTTTGGCTTAAGTTTATTAATCTAATGTCTTTTGCTTCTAAAGAACAACTCACAACTTTAATAAGTGCTGCTAAAGAGCACGGGATTGAGTTCATTTATGCCATTTCCCCTGGCCTGGACATTACATTCTCAAATCAGAAGGAAGTGTCAACACTCAAAAGGAAGTTAGACCAGGTGAGAATGAACCTATTCGGAAGCTTATACTGTGcttttgtcagtgtttttatgACAGTGTTTGTCTTTTGTGCAGGTCTCTCATTTTGGGTGCAAGTCCTTTGCCTTACTTTTTGATGACATTGATCATAACATCTGTCCAGCTGACAAGGAGGTATTCAGCTCCTTTGCACATGCTCAAGTGTCTATCACCAATGAGATCTTCCAATATTTGGGAGAAcctgaaatatttgtattttgccCCACAGGTAAGATGATTATTACTACTTACTAAGTAACCATGCTGCTTTGTGTGATGCTAATGCATTCTTTCTATTTCGTACATTCACATAATTGTTTAATGTTTCCTTGTCTTCAGAGTATTGTGGAACATTTTGTTATCCAAATGTGTCTCAGTCGCCTTACCTGCGCACAGTAGGAGAAAAGCTGCTTCCTGGTATTGAGGTGCTGTGGACAGGTAAGTTGTGTTTTCATTGAGGGGACTGGAATAATAGTTTGCTCTCTTGTGGATTTTAACAGTGCCTTTCCGTTATTGACAGGTCCCAAGGTAGTTTCTAAAGACATTACTGTTGAATCTATTGAAGAAGTCACAAAGATACTGAGGAGAGCTCCTGTCATCTGGGACAATATTCATGCTAATGACTACGATCAGAAGAGACTTTTTTTGGGGCCTTATAAAGGCAGGTCCACAGAACTCATCCCTCGGCTGAAGGGAGTTCTCACCAACCCCAACTGTGAATTTGAGTCTAATTTTGTGGCCATTCACACGTTAGCCACGTGGTACAAGTCTAACATGAATGGAGTGAGAAAAGATGTTGTCATGAGTAAGTATGTCTTTATGGaaacattgtttttataataCGTTTAAATTAAGTAAGTTTACTGAAGAGTGAAAATgctcatcatttacttaccctcaagtcattccaaacctgtgcgGATGTTTTTTTTCCATTGAGCATGAACAAACATTTTCAGTTCCAACATACTTTCAttgtaaagacaaaaaataagttataaatgtaaaaaaaataaattataaaagataTATCTGTGCAGATCTTTCAGGTAGCGAATGAAAATGATCCAATCGAATCCAAATTGACCTTTTTTTCCCTCATTTTTAGAAGCTGTCATCACAATAGGAAGGACAATTGCATTTTCCGTTTCATGCTGATTCAGATAAAATTTTAATGTGGATTTATATCCCAAGAACAGCTAATATTCTGAAATGGATTTTTCCTTATGAATTCTACTTTATTCTTGATTTGGCTCATATGATTGATTAAGATTGACCTAATTCATCAACATTATATCATATTTGTGCGTTTAATCTTGATTGATTGTAGTTTCACAGCTTCTCGTTTCTGTGTGTAGCGGACAGTGAAGACAGCACCGTGTCCATCCAGATAAAGTTGGAAAACGAAGGCAGTGATGAGGAGTTAGAAACAGACATCCTCTACAGCCCACAGATCGCACTCAAGCTGGCTCTCACTGAATGGCTCAGCGAGTTTGGAGTGCCTCATCAGTACAACAGTAACTATTAATTATTTGTGTGATATTATGAGACGTGATCTTATTTGTTCTGAATTTGGTATCATCTACCttaacctttctttctttctttgttgtaGGTCGGCAGGTTCCTCACAGTGGAACTAAAAGCACTTCTATAGATGTTCCTGCACTCACTGTGCCCAGTCTAGGCAATTCCACATCAGTGACTACAGTCTTCCAACAGCCCATCATGAGTCCAACCTTGCCCCTTAGCGATGAACTGCATGTGCTTGGCAAAGaagaggaggtggaggtggagaagAAGGAGTCTGACGAAGAACCCATGGAGATGGTCGTGGAGAAACACGACGAGGTGGAAGACACTAAAAATGTCAACCAGATCCTCACAGAGATTGTCAAGGCTAAAATGACAGAAGATCTCAGACCCATGGACACAGACAAAGAGAGCCTGACAGAGTCCAAGTCCCCTGAGATGTCCATTCAAGAGGATTCAGGCAGCGACATTGCACCAATGCAGACTGATGATCAGCTCAACAAGGAAGTGTTTGTTCCAGGCCCCAACGAGAAGCCAATGTTAACTACTGAGCCACTTACTCTGGAGGATCTGACCCTGCTAGCTGAACTCTTCTACCTGCCATACGAACACGGTCCCAAAGCAGTACAGATGCTGAAAGAATTTAACTGGTTGAGAGCAAATAGCAATTATGTTAGTGTAAACTCCAAAGCAAAGGATCCAGAGAAGGTGAGCATTGTAATGTTTAAAagcaagtttttgtttttaaaattgtgtttatcttgGCCTGGAcagtcatataaatatatatttagagatATATAAATGTAAGATTCATCAATACCTGGAAATTCCTATAATTAATGTACTTTAAATTCTTTTGTGGGATAAAACATCCTTTTCTGATTTGTGAGATAATCATTCTTTACAGTTTGAGCAAAATCTGCAAATTAACTGCttcacaaatgattcagaatgattCATTTGCCAATCTGAGTAGGTTTGAATGATTATTAATGGTCATAGAAATTTGTTGGTCAAAATGTATGGGAACTCATTTAATTTGTCACTGCCTTGTTTTGTccatgttaaattaaatatgaaaaaaatgtttgcTCAATATACTCTAGTCACAAAATGG
The Carassius auratus strain Wakin chromosome 38, ASM336829v1, whole genome shotgun sequence genome window above contains:
- the oga gene encoding protein O-GlcNAcase, producing the protein MVQKDKIIESTLSESEANPVPSEAVADSQCPVDEPSVGVERTGRRKFITGVVEGFYGRPWTMEQRKELFRRQQKWGLNTYLYAPKDDYKHRMFWREMYSVEEAEQLTTLISAAKEHGIEFIYAISPGLDITFSNQKEVSTLKRKLDQVSHFGCKSFALLFDDIDHNICPADKEVFSSFAHAQVSITNEIFQYLGEPEIFVFCPTEYCGTFCYPNVSQSPYLRTVGEKLLPGIEVLWTGPKVVSKDITVESIEEVTKILRRAPVIWDNIHANDYDQKRLFLGPYKGRSTELIPRLKGVLTNPNCEFESNFVAIHTLATWYKSNMNGVRKDVVMTDSEDSTVSIQIKLENEGSDEELETDILYSPQIALKLALTEWLSEFGVPHQYNSRQVPHSGTKSTSIDVPALTVPSLGNSTSVTTVFQQPIMSPTLPLSDELHVLGKEEEVEVEKKESDEEPMEMVVEKHDEVEDTKNVNQILTEIVKAKMTEDLRPMDTDKESLTESKSPEMSIQEDSGSDIAPMQTDDQLNKEVFVPGPNEKPMLTTEPLTLEDLTLLAELFYLPYEHGPKAVQMLKEFNWLRANSNYVSVNSKAKDPEKVAEWQSRAETFEEMCCSVIQMFTRLSNSANRTILYDLYPYIWDIKSIVSMVKSFVQWLGCRSQSSAQFLSGDQEPWAFRGGLAGEFQRLLPIDGANDLFYQPPPPMPTSKIYSIRPYFPKDESAVYKICKEMFTEGCDGISFSDESPDLIGDRLVGGFLTLSPDYGFVLEDEEGICGYALGTVDVKPFVKKCKMSWIPFMQEKYNKPDTEKDLSEAEKMMLSFHEEEEGLPESFLSNFPSLIKVDIHAKVTDPSVAKSMMGCLLSSLKANGSHGAFCEVRQMDKRMLDFYSKLGCFEVAKMEGFPKNVIIMGRSL